From Coregonus clupeaformis isolate EN_2021a unplaced genomic scaffold, ASM2061545v1 scaf0678, whole genome shotgun sequence, one genomic window encodes:
- the LOC123485413 gene encoding testis-expressed protein 264 homolog, with the protein MEERRKSVRILSDKFKQGPYKDCGQLFTESCSIGPNLSRIGVFYDDPKKVIGEKCRCAVGSILSEGDTRPSEELQQLYEKFGFRVFSFPEVTHVVSASFPHRTPLSIFFGVQRVYPQLDSYIKERKLCAHPFLEIYRDDLIHYMSPLARQGDFYVPEVRQDPDRRLLGDDDSEEDRGTNITGADSNSECSSGSGVLLSDSRETSLAPSSVSSLLRHDRGGTGGGEDRSDRSTSSSSFEELDMELPDGQEEEAGTEQASDAPCNKHLKTTTEERGVKAGGEE; encoded by the exons AtggaagagagaaggaagagtGTGCGGATCCTGAG TGACAAGTTCAAACAGGGACCATATAAAGATTGTGGACAACTTTTTACTGAGAGTTGCAGCATTGGACCCAATCTGTCTAGAATTGGAGTGTTCTACGATGATCCTAAAAAGGTGATAGGAGAGAAGTGTCGCTGTGCGGTGGGCAGTATCCTGAGTGAGGGCGATACTAGGCCTAGTGAGGAGCTCCAACAGCTCTATGAGAAGTTTGGTTTCCGGGTCTTCAGCTTCCCAGAGGTCACTCACGTGGTCAGCGCCTCCTTTCCCCACAGGACGCCCCTGTCAATCTTCTTCGGAGTGCAGAGAGTCTACCCCCAGCTGGACAGCTACATCAAGGAGAGGAAGTTGTGTGCCCACCCATTCCTGGAGATCTACAGAGATGATCTGATCCACTACATGAGTCCTCTGGCTCGTCAGGGTGATTTCTACGTACCAGAGGTCCGCCAGGACCCGGACAGGAGGCTGCTGGGAGATGATGACtctgaggaggacagggggaccaACATCACAGGTGCGGACTCCAACAGTGAGTGCAGTTCAGGGAGTGGTGTTCTCCTGTCAGACAGCAGAGAGACCTCCCTAGCACCATCCAGCGTCTCCTCCCTGCTCCGACACgacagaggaggaacaggaggaggtGAAGACCGCAGCGACAGGAGCACCAGCTCCTCCTCCTTTGAGGAGTTGGACATGGAACTTCCTgatggacaggaggaggaggcgggGACAGAGCAAGCCAGCGACGCCCCCTGCAACAAGCACCTAAAGACGAccacagaggagaggggggttaaAGCCGGGGGGGAGGAGTGA